One genomic window of Actinoalloteichus hoggarensis includes the following:
- a CDS encoding DoxX family protein — MTTNLGASETRPMPGSAGHEGTDPGPAIGLLLLRLVVGGFFIASGTEKFFGWAGTPGRDGFADSLTGFGFTQVGLLATMTAVVEIVAGVLVIIGLLTALAAVPLLGISVAAVVFRFDEGLFLTGTGGFAFELLLAATTAALVFAGPGRFALDNGRPYFRFPLRSAIVFLVLGGIVTAVVLFLFR; from the coding sequence GTGACGACGAACCTGGGCGCTTCAGAGACCCGTCCGATGCCCGGCTCGGCAGGCCACGAGGGCACCGACCCGGGGCCCGCCATCGGTCTGCTGCTGCTCCGGCTCGTCGTCGGCGGCTTCTTCATCGCCTCGGGCACCGAGAAGTTCTTCGGCTGGGCGGGGACTCCGGGGCGCGACGGCTTCGCCGACAGCCTCACCGGGTTCGGGTTCACCCAGGTCGGGCTGCTGGCGACCATGACAGCGGTCGTCGAGATCGTCGCCGGAGTGCTGGTGATCATCGGCCTGCTGACCGCGTTGGCGGCCGTACCGCTGCTGGGGATCTCGGTGGCGGCCGTCGTGTTCCGATTCGACGAGGGTCTGTTCCTGACCGGCACGGGCGGTTTCGCCTTCGAACTGCTGCTGGCCGCCACGACGGCCGCCCTGGTCTTCGCCGGGCCGGGCCGGTTCGCGCTGGACAACGGTCGGCCCTATTTCCGCTTCCCGTTGCGCAGCGCGATCGTCTTCCTGGTCCTCGGCGGCATCGTCACCGCGGTGGTGCTGTTCCTCTTCC
- a CDS encoding 2-hydroxyacid dehydrogenase has translation MTTIVLVPNEQGVQALAGNPDVRAVRYRPEEPFPAEAAEAEVLVPMFLSAGAVGALAENLPRLRLIQLLSAGAEAWLPRTPPGVRISTARGAHGGSTAEWALAAILAIYRELPAFERTRLERRWDQRGTDTLQGKRVLVLGAGDLGREMRRRLNASDASTTFVARTARDGVHGLDELPGLLPEHDVVVVMVPLTAETTGLVDADFLAAMPDRAILVNAARGQVVDTDALLAELTTGRLRAALDVTDPEPLPEDHPLWTVDGLLLTPHVGGSTRGGQDRAWAVAARQIGLFASGADPENLVHGEY, from the coding sequence GTGACGACGATCGTTCTTGTGCCCAATGAGCAGGGTGTGCAGGCGCTGGCCGGGAATCCCGACGTGCGGGCGGTCCGGTATCGGCCCGAGGAGCCGTTCCCGGCCGAGGCCGCCGAGGCCGAGGTCCTCGTGCCGATGTTCCTCTCGGCGGGTGCGGTGGGAGCGCTGGCCGAGAACCTGCCCAGGCTGCGGCTCATTCAGCTGCTCTCGGCGGGGGCCGAGGCGTGGCTGCCGCGCACCCCGCCGGGGGTGCGGATCTCCACGGCGCGCGGCGCCCACGGCGGCAGCACCGCCGAGTGGGCGCTGGCGGCGATCCTGGCGATCTATCGGGAGCTGCCGGCCTTCGAGCGCACCCGGCTCGAGCGTCGCTGGGATCAGCGCGGCACCGACACCCTGCAGGGCAAGCGGGTGCTGGTCCTCGGCGCGGGCGATCTCGGACGGGAGATGCGTCGCAGGCTGAATGCCTCCGATGCGAGTACGACGTTCGTGGCCCGCACGGCGCGGGACGGCGTCCACGGCCTCGACGAGCTGCCCGGTCTGCTCCCGGAGCATGACGTCGTCGTCGTGATGGTGCCGCTCACGGCGGAGACCACCGGGCTGGTGGACGCGGACTTCCTCGCGGCGATGCCCGACCGGGCGATCCTGGTCAACGCCGCCCGAGGACAGGTCGTCGACACCGACGCGCTGCTGGCGGAGCTGACCACGGGGCGGCTGCGGGCCGCGCTGGACGTGACCGACCCGGAGCCGCTCCCGGAAGACCATCCGCTGTGGACGGTGGACGGCCTCCTGTTGACGCCCCACGTCGGCGGCAGCACACGGGGCGGCCAGGATCGCGCCTGGGCCGTCGCCGCACGGCAGATAGGCCTGTTCGCCTCCGGCGCCGACCCGGAGAACCTCGTCCACGGCGAGTACTAG
- a CDS encoding alpha/beta fold hydrolase — MTREGSTVSSDGTALVSWHGTTPGPPVLVCGAIGAPAQAWPTLTGPDAGVHALGWHYRGTFGSARPTDPSRIALADHVADAQAVLDAAGVDSASVIGWSSGATVAAELARSAPERVNGLMLIAGPPGDLLATIRGPWGAVVDLVAGLTSGGPGPGPFRGGGLVKGVMSGGLDVLRLAAPLLAAGLPRLPPRPLGQLLRHSGLLLPAGDPALLAEVLRPFLRLDWAYYSELLRAVGSVPPLDIAGLRCPVTALVGRYDVVSDARALTESLGRLPQARVRILPTSHFIPLEDPAEVAAETLLLVERAAAVRRALDDESDRAADDSGPLTHRSRPGA, encoded by the coding sequence ATGACGCGGGAAGGCAGCACGGTCTCCTCCGACGGCACCGCCCTGGTGAGCTGGCACGGCACGACGCCGGGCCCCCCGGTGCTGGTGTGCGGCGCGATCGGCGCGCCCGCGCAGGCCTGGCCCACGCTGACCGGGCCCGACGCGGGCGTGCACGCCCTCGGCTGGCACTACCGGGGCACCTTCGGCTCGGCGCGCCCGACCGATCCGAGCCGTATCGCGCTCGCCGACCACGTCGCCGACGCCCAGGCCGTCCTGGACGCCGCGGGCGTCGACAGCGCCTCGGTGATCGGCTGGTCGTCCGGGGCCACGGTCGCCGCCGAACTCGCCAGAAGCGCCCCCGAGCGGGTGAACGGCCTCATGCTGATCGCGGGACCGCCCGGCGACCTTCTCGCGACGATCCGCGGACCGTGGGGAGCCGTCGTCGACCTCGTCGCCGGGCTGACGAGCGGCGGGCCGGGCCCCGGTCCGTTTCGCGGCGGCGGACTGGTCAAGGGAGTCATGTCCGGCGGCCTCGACGTGCTGCGGCTGGCCGCTCCGCTGCTGGCCGCCGGCCTGCCGAGACTGCCGCCGAGGCCGCTCGGACAGCTTCTCCGACACAGCGGTCTGCTGCTGCCCGCGGGCGATCCCGCGCTGCTGGCCGAGGTGCTGCGTCCGTTTCTCCGGCTCGACTGGGCCTACTACTCGGAGCTGCTCCGCGCCGTCGGCTCGGTGCCGCCGCTGGACATCGCCGGGCTGCGCTGCCCGGTCACGGCGCTGGTGGGTCGCTACGACGTCGTGTCCGACGCCAGGGCGCTCACCGAGTCCCTCGGCAGGCTGCCGCAGGCACGGGTCCGCATCCTGCCCACCTCGCACTTCATCCCGCTGGAGGACCCGGCGGAGGTCGCCGCCGAGACGCTGCTGCTGGTGGAACGCGCCGCCGCCGTCCGCCGGGCTCTGGACGACGAATCCGACCGAGCGGCGGACGACTCGGGACCGCTCACCCATCGCTCACGACCCGGCGCCTAG
- a CDS encoding PQQ-dependent sugar dehydrogenase: MPSSPNQGRRGRRSALAGFVVLGLVAAGCADFSQQERLARAEWEPAPPPMAGSDNAPRFPDEGGGHGGEPGRSTSPAPVPPPEGCTDYDPAVVVTCLDPVSSIAVLPDGEQALVAERATGRILRVRWGRDPADKDSPEEFATVAVDASEGGGGLLGLALSPYYAEDSLVYALLSTPEDNRVVRIAAGDEPKPVLTGLPRDPAGALTNDLRGALLLATGSAGDPAAAADPDSQAGKVLRIDETGAPAADNPDPTTAVVSSGLAAPAGLCQAVDGSSIWVTDRAESRDLLYRIEPGEPLGEASWNWPDQPGVAGCAAYPDMVTVFLSDQEAIANLELSPDLTFASPPQYSGEGTYGRFSGAAPGLDDYIWVGTENQAGGDPASSDDRVVLIDRLPTPGGGGRD; this comes from the coding sequence ATGCCGAGTTCTCCGAACCAAGGCCGGCGGGGGCGCCGATCCGCGCTGGCCGGGTTCGTCGTGCTCGGCCTCGTCGCGGCAGGCTGCGCCGACTTCTCCCAGCAGGAGCGGCTCGCCCGCGCGGAGTGGGAACCGGCACCGCCGCCGATGGCAGGCTCGGACAACGCCCCACGCTTCCCGGACGAAGGCGGCGGTCACGGCGGCGAGCCCGGACGTTCGACCTCCCCCGCGCCGGTGCCGCCGCCCGAGGGCTGCACCGACTACGACCCGGCCGTGGTCGTGACCTGTCTGGACCCGGTGTCCTCGATCGCCGTGCTGCCCGACGGGGAACAGGCCCTGGTCGCCGAGCGCGCGACCGGCCGCATCCTGCGCGTGCGATGGGGTCGGGACCCGGCGGACAAGGACTCGCCGGAGGAGTTCGCCACGGTGGCCGTCGACGCCTCCGAGGGCGGCGGCGGCCTGCTCGGCCTGGCGCTGTCGCCGTACTACGCCGAGGACAGCCTCGTCTACGCGCTGCTGAGCACGCCGGAGGACAACCGTGTCGTGCGCATCGCGGCCGGTGACGAGCCGAAGCCGGTGCTGACCGGCCTGCCCCGCGATCCGGCGGGCGCGTTGACCAACGATCTGCGCGGCGCGCTGCTGTTGGCCACGGGGTCGGCGGGCGATCCGGCGGCGGCGGCCGATCCGGACTCGCAGGCGGGCAAGGTGCTGCGGATCGACGAGACGGGCGCCCCCGCGGCGGACAACCCCGACCCGACGACGGCGGTGGTCAGCAGCGGACTCGCCGCCCCGGCGGGGCTGTGTCAGGCCGTGGACGGCTCGTCGATCTGGGTGACCGACCGTGCCGAGTCACGAGACCTGCTGTATCGGATCGAGCCGGGCGAGCCGTTGGGCGAGGCCTCTTGGAACTGGCCCGACCAGCCCGGCGTCGCGGGCTGCGCCGCCTATCCGGACATGGTCACGGTCTTTCTGAGCGATCAGGAGGCGATCGCGAACCTGGAGCTGAGCCCCGATCTCACCTTCGCCAGCCCGCCCCAGTACAGCGGGGAGGGCACCTACGGCCGGTTCTCCGGCGCGGCGCCCGGTCTCGACGACTACATCTGGGTCGGCACCGAGAACCAGGCGGGCGGCGACCCGGCCAGCAGCGACGATCGCGTGGTGCTCATCGACCGGCTGCCGACTCCCGGCGGCGGCGGGCGCGACTAG
- the gatB gene encoding Asp-tRNA(Asn)/Glu-tRNA(Gln) amidotransferase subunit GatB gives MTAVADLMDYDEVLATFDPVLGLEVHVELSTQTKMFCGCPTEFGAEPNTQVCQTCLGMPGALPVVNGKAVESAIRIGLALNCDIAPWCRFARKNYFYPDMPKNFQTSQYDEPIAFNGYLDVMLEDGETVRVEIERAHMEEDTGKSLHVGGATGRIHGAEHSLLDYNRAGVPLVEIVTKPIVGAGARAPEVARAYVATLRDLLKSLDVSDVRMDQGSLRCDANVSLMAKDATEFGTRTETKNVNSLRSVERAVRYEMRRQAVLLTQGGSIRQETRHFEEASGSTRAGRPKETSEDYRYFPEPDLVPIAPPAEWIEELRATLPELPGERRRRIQQEWSLSDAELRDLENAGAVALVAATVAAGASPDEARSWWVSYLLAQANQRQVELTELPVTPAQVARVVALVAEGELTNKLARQVVDGVLAGEGEPDEVVAARGLKVVSDDSALQTAVEAALAANPDVADKIRGGKVAAAGAIVGAVMKATKGQADAKRVRELVLAAAGVEG, from the coding sequence GTGACCGCAGTGGCCGATCTGATGGACTACGACGAGGTGCTCGCCACCTTCGACCCGGTGCTGGGGCTGGAGGTGCACGTCGAGCTGTCCACCCAGACCAAGATGTTCTGCGGTTGTCCCACGGAGTTCGGCGCGGAGCCGAACACCCAGGTGTGCCAGACGTGCCTGGGGATGCCGGGCGCGCTGCCCGTGGTCAACGGCAAGGCGGTGGAGTCCGCGATCCGCATCGGTCTGGCGTTGAACTGTGACATCGCGCCGTGGTGCCGGTTCGCGCGGAAGAACTACTTCTATCCGGACATGCCGAAGAACTTCCAGACCTCGCAGTACGACGAGCCGATCGCCTTCAACGGCTACCTCGACGTGATGCTGGAGGACGGCGAGACGGTCCGCGTCGAGATCGAACGCGCCCACATGGAGGAGGACACCGGGAAGTCGCTGCACGTCGGCGGCGCCACCGGCCGTATCCACGGGGCCGAGCACTCGCTGCTGGACTACAACCGGGCGGGCGTGCCACTGGTGGAGATCGTCACCAAGCCGATCGTCGGCGCGGGTGCCAGGGCGCCCGAGGTCGCCAGGGCGTATGTCGCGACGCTGCGGGACCTGCTGAAGTCGCTGGACGTCTCGGACGTGCGCATGGACCAGGGCTCGCTGCGGTGCGACGCCAACGTCTCGCTCATGGCCAAGGACGCCACCGAGTTCGGGACCCGCACCGAGACGAAGAACGTGAACTCGCTGCGCAGCGTGGAGCGGGCCGTGCGGTACGAGATGCGGCGGCAGGCCGTGCTGCTCACGCAGGGTGGCTCGATCCGGCAGGAGACCCGGCACTTCGAGGAGGCCTCCGGGTCGACGCGGGCAGGCAGGCCGAAGGAGACGTCGGAGGACTACCGGTACTTCCCGGAGCCCGACCTGGTGCCGATCGCGCCGCCCGCCGAGTGGATCGAGGAGCTGCGCGCGACGCTGCCGGAGCTGCCCGGCGAGCGGCGCAGGCGCATCCAGCAGGAGTGGTCGCTCTCCGACGCCGAGCTGCGTGACCTGGAGAACGCGGGCGCGGTGGCGTTGGTCGCGGCGACCGTCGCTGCGGGCGCCTCGCCCGACGAGGCGCGGTCGTGGTGGGTCTCGTACCTGCTCGCGCAGGCGAACCAGCGCCAGGTCGAGCTGACCGAGCTGCCCGTGACGCCCGCTCAGGTGGCGCGGGTCGTGGCGTTGGTGGCCGAGGGTGAGCTGACGAACAAGCTGGCCCGTCAGGTCGTCGACGGCGTGCTCGCGGGCGAGGGCGAGCCCGACGAGGTCGTCGCCGCGCGCGGCCTGAAGGTGGTCTCCGACGACTCCGCGCTGCAGACCGCCGTGGAGGCGGCGTTGGCCGCGAACCCCGACGTGGCGGACAAGATCCGCGGCGGCAAGGTCGCCGCCGCCGGGGCCATCGTCGGCGCCGTGATGAAGGCGACGAAGGGACAGGCCGACGCCAAGCGCGTCCGCGAGCTGGTGCTGGCGGCAGCAGGCGTCGAGGGCTGA
- a CDS encoding AAA family ATPase, protein MLTRIEIDGFKSFADFELDLPPFLVVLGQNASGKSNLFDAVQLLRRLVSAPSLFDAFADMRGELSELFRRYEGGDGVAQADRMTFAVEVLLEPDVVDPFGEVVDVSHTRLRYELTIGLHMDPDGFPRARVLTEAARPLLAKEDSWPSRAGVSKAFKEAKLRYKRTTELLTTGSNSQGNRVFKIAQEGSQGRRRQIPAHSAEATVLSSITSAAEFPLLFALRRELESWRFLQLDPAALRQPSTQEQRGDVLSANGANLAKVLRRIERTSRSAYGSGLDDIAAALAKVVRGFAGIEVEENAARGQWETYLTTRDEGRVSARVASDGTLRVLTLLAALHDPDHRGLICFEEPENGIYPQRLRELLGLLSRLVTDPTADSDQDEPLTQLILSSHSPVVLTALEPADLVVMDWTTRVSDSAGGRISRVRRVLPPPAGQQAFAFNDLPVMTVAERRDLPGIDVEEAKRVLES, encoded by the coding sequence ATGCTGACCCGCATCGAGATCGACGGGTTCAAGTCCTTCGCGGACTTCGAGCTGGACCTCCCTCCCTTCCTGGTCGTCCTCGGTCAGAACGCGAGCGGCAAGTCGAACCTGTTCGACGCCGTGCAGCTGCTGCGCAGACTCGTGAGCGCCCCTTCGCTGTTCGACGCCTTCGCCGACATGCGAGGCGAGCTGTCCGAGCTGTTCCGGCGGTATGAGGGCGGCGACGGTGTCGCGCAGGCCGATCGGATGACCTTCGCGGTGGAGGTGCTGCTGGAGCCGGACGTCGTCGACCCGTTCGGCGAGGTCGTGGACGTGAGCCACACGCGCCTGCGATATGAGCTGACCATCGGTCTGCACATGGACCCGGATGGATTCCCGCGTGCTCGGGTGCTGACGGAGGCAGCCCGTCCGCTGTTGGCCAAGGAGGACAGTTGGCCTTCGCGGGCGGGAGTGTCCAAGGCGTTCAAGGAGGCCAAGCTCCGCTACAAGCGCACCACGGAGCTGCTGACGACCGGGTCGAACTCGCAGGGCAACCGGGTCTTCAAGATCGCTCAGGAAGGGAGCCAAGGCCGGCGACGGCAGATTCCCGCGCACTCCGCCGAGGCGACCGTTCTGTCGAGCATCACCTCGGCGGCCGAGTTCCCACTGCTGTTCGCACTGCGCCGTGAGCTGGAGTCCTGGCGCTTCCTCCAGCTCGATCCGGCCGCACTGCGTCAGCCGAGCACCCAGGAGCAGCGCGGGGACGTGCTCAGCGCCAACGGGGCCAACCTGGCGAAGGTGCTGCGCAGAATCGAGCGGACCTCGCGCAGCGCCTACGGCAGCGGCCTCGACGACATCGCCGCCGCGCTGGCGAAGGTCGTGCGTGGTTTCGCGGGGATCGAGGTGGAGGAGAACGCTGCTCGTGGTCAGTGGGAGACGTACCTGACCACCAGGGACGAGGGGCGGGTCAGCGCTCGGGTCGCCTCGGACGGAACCCTGCGGGTGTTGACGCTGCTCGCAGCCCTCCACGATCCCGATCACCGCGGTCTCATCTGCTTCGAGGAGCCGGAGAACGGCATCTACCCGCAGCGACTGCGGGAGTTGCTGGGGCTGTTGAGCAGGCTGGTCACCGATCCGACGGCCGATTCGGATCAGGACGAGCCGTTGACGCAGTTGATCCTCTCCAGCCATTCGCCCGTGGTGCTCACGGCCTTGGAACCCGCGGACCTGGTGGTCATGGACTGGACGACCAGAGTCAGCGACTCGGCGGGCGGTCGGATCTCACGAGTGCGGCGTGTCCTGCCGCCGCCCGCGGGTCAACAGGCTTTCGCGTTCAACGACCTGCCCGTGATGACCGTGGCGGAACGACGGGATCTGCCGGGGATCGACGTTGAAGAGGCGAAACGGGTGTTGGAGAGTTGA
- the gatA gene encoding Asp-tRNA(Asn)/Glu-tRNA(Gln) amidotransferase subunit GatA encodes MNSPLIRHTAAELAARIHAREVTSVEVTQAHLDRIQAVDGRINAFLHVDTEGALAAARRVDADLDAGKAPVSPLAGVPLALKDVLTTKGIPTTCGSKMLEGWRPPYDATVTARLHAAGVIVLGKTNMDEFAMGSSTENSAYGVTRNPWDTDRIPGGSGGGSSASLAAFEAPLAIGTDTGGSIRQPGSVTGTVGVKPTYGGVSRHGLVAFSSSLDQAGPCARTVLDAALLHEVIGGHDPMDSTSIDAPVPPVVAAARQGAAGDLRGVRVGVVREFSGDGYQPGVLRSFEAAVKQLTALGADVVEVSCPHFDYALGAYYLIAPSECSSNLARFDAMRYGLRVGGDDPKLGAEEVMSLTREAGFGPEVKRRIMLGTYALSSGYYDAYYGQAQKVRTLISRDFAAAFDTVDVLVSPTTPTTAFRIGERADDPMAMYLADLCTIPANLAGNAAMSVPSGLSDEDGLPVGLQIMAPAMADDRMYRVAAAYEVARNAAADGALIDRVPDVAV; translated from the coding sequence GCCGCCAGGATTCACGCCAGGGAGGTCACCTCCGTCGAGGTGACCCAGGCCCACCTGGACCGCATCCAGGCAGTCGACGGGCGGATCAACGCATTCCTGCACGTCGACACCGAGGGCGCGCTCGCCGCCGCCCGCCGGGTGGACGCCGACCTCGACGCGGGCAAGGCTCCCGTCTCACCGCTGGCGGGCGTCCCGCTGGCGCTCAAGGACGTGCTGACCACCAAGGGCATCCCCACGACCTGTGGTTCGAAGATGCTCGAGGGCTGGCGTCCCCCGTACGACGCCACGGTGACGGCGCGGCTGCACGCGGCGGGCGTGATCGTGCTCGGCAAGACCAACATGGACGAGTTCGCCATGGGCTCCTCCACCGAGAACTCGGCCTACGGCGTCACCCGGAACCCGTGGGACACCGACCGCATCCCCGGCGGCTCCGGCGGCGGCTCCTCGGCCTCGCTCGCCGCCTTCGAGGCGCCGCTGGCGATCGGCACCGACACGGGCGGCTCGATCCGCCAGCCCGGCTCGGTGACGGGCACGGTCGGGGTGAAGCCCACCTACGGCGGGGTGTCCCGGCACGGACTCGTCGCGTTCTCCTCCTCGCTGGACCAGGCCGGTCCCTGCGCGCGCACCGTGCTGGACGCGGCGCTGCTGCACGAGGTGATCGGCGGACACGACCCGATGGACTCGACGTCGATCGACGCGCCGGTGCCGCCGGTCGTCGCGGCTGCCCGGCAGGGTGCAGCGGGCGATCTGCGCGGGGTACGGGTCGGCGTGGTGCGCGAGTTCTCCGGCGACGGCTACCAGCCCGGCGTCCTGCGGTCCTTCGAGGCCGCGGTGAAGCAGCTCACCGCGCTGGGCGCCGACGTCGTCGAGGTCTCCTGCCCGCACTTCGACTACGCGCTGGGCGCCTACTACCTGATCGCGCCGAGCGAGTGCTCCTCCAACCTGGCCCGCTTCGACGCCATGCGCTACGGCCTGCGGGTCGGCGGCGACGATCCGAAGCTGGGCGCCGAGGAGGTCATGTCCCTGACGAGAGAGGCGGGCTTCGGGCCCGAGGTCAAGCGGCGGATCATGCTCGGCACCTACGCGCTGTCCTCCGGGTACTACGACGCCTACTACGGGCAGGCGCAGAAGGTCCGGACGCTGATCAGCCGCGACTTCGCCGCCGCCTTCGACACCGTCGACGTGCTGGTCTCGCCGACCACCCCCACCACGGCGTTCCGCATCGGCGAGCGGGCCGACGACCCGATGGCGATGTACCTCGCCGACCTGTGCACCATCCCGGCGAACCTGGCGGGCAACGCGGCGATGAGCGTCCCCAGCGGGCTCTCGGACGAGGACGGCCTGCCGGTCGGGCTCCAGATCATGGCCCCGGCCATGGCCGACGACCGGATGTACCGGGTCGCCGCCGCCTACGAGGTCGCCCGCAACGCGGCCGCCGACGGCGCGCTGATCGACCGCGTGCCCGACGTGGCGGTCTGA